One Mugil cephalus isolate CIBA_MC_2020 chromosome 12, CIBA_Mcephalus_1.1, whole genome shotgun sequence DNA segment encodes these proteins:
- the LOC125018143 gene encoding probable G-protein coupled receptor 34 yields MTKMNLTNNSSEHCVDFLALQTPLAVFYSIIFVLGLTGNLVALWVFFCVNSKKNSVRVFLINVAFADLLLVVCLPFRIIYHSQGNTWNLNHRLCIVVGGIFYMNMYISITLLGLISVDRYLKIHCNARVRHRLSRKWSTVLCTAVWTGAFAMIFMFLISGDEDNNERCFHYKTLHHAKWKSYINMTSVAIFWLVFISLAMSYGKIALKLLKTSQERPDLPNAQCYTRTAKKSFFILFVFIFCFVPYHSTRVFYIITQITDISCFWRDVADKANEVTLLLSAFNSCLDPVMFFVLSSSVRKEVQRLVSSVFCVRDVARVSGSSSSVEVDSRGRTELISNMNVSSNLRATLTPA; encoded by the exons AtgacaaaaatgaacctgaccaACAACTCCTCTGAGCATTGTGTGGATTTTTTAGCCCTGCAGACCCCGCTGGCAGTTTTCTACTCTATAATCTTCGTCCTGGGTCTCACTGGAAATCTGGTGGCCCTGtgggttttcttttgtgttaacTCCAAGAAGAACTCTGTGAGGGTGTTTCTCATTAATGTAGCATTTGCAGACCTGCTGCTGGTGGTCTGTCTGCCATTCAGGATAATCTATCACAGCcaaggaaacacctggaatctGAATCACAGATTGTGCATAGTGGTGGGCGGCATCTTCTACATGAACATGTACATTAGCATCACTCTGCTGGGACTGATCAGTGTGGACCGTTACTTGAAGATCCATTGCAATGCAAGGGTGCGGCATAGACTGTCCAGAAAGTGGAGCACTGTCCTCTGCACAGCCGTGTGGACTGGGGCCTTTGCTATGATTTTTATGTTCCTCATATCAGGGGATGAAGACAATAATGAAAG GTGTTTCCACTATAAGACGCTCCATCATGCCAAGTGGAAATCCTACATCAACATGACTTCAGTGGCCATCTTCTGGCTGGTATTCATTTCTTTGGCCATGTCTTATGGGAAGATCGCCCTCAAGCTCCTGAAGACGTCACAGGAGAGACCAGACCTGCCCAACGCACAGTGCTACACTCGGACTGCCAAGAAGTCCTTCTTTATCCTCTTCGTTTTCATCTTCTGCTTTGTCCCCTATCACTCCACCAGGGTGTTCTACATTATAACCCAGATCACAGATATCTCGTGCTTCTGGAGGGATGTAGCTGACAAAGCCAATGAGGTGACTTTGCTTCTTTCCGCCTTCAACAGCTGCCTGGATCCTGTCATGTTCTTTGTGTTATCCTCCTCCGTGCGCAAGGAGGTGCAGCGTTTGGTGAGCAGCGTGTTTTGTGTGCGAGACGTCGCCAGAGTCAGTGGGAGCAGCTCCTCTGTGGAGGTGGACAGTAGGGGACGGACAGAGTTAATCTCAAATATGAACGTTAGCAGCAATCTGAGGGCCACACTGACTCCAGCTTAG